A region of the Brassica napus cultivar Da-Ae unplaced genomic scaffold, Da-Ae ScsIHWf_2544;HRSCAF=3288, whole genome shotgun sequence genome:
ATCATATTCATGCATTTACAATTCATGTGACGGTATTGATACTGTTGAAAGGTGTTTTATTTGCTCGTAGCTCGCGGTTAATACCAGATAAAGCAAATCTTGGTTTTCGTTTCCCTTGTGATGGGCCTGGAAGAGGAGGAACGTGTCAAGTATCTGCTTGGGATCATGTCTTCTTAGGACTATTCTGGATGTACAATTCTATTTCGGTAGTAATATTCCATTTCAGTTGGAAAATGCAGTCAGATGTTTGGGGTAGTATAAGCGATCAAGGGGTGGTAACTCATATTACCGGAGGAAACTTTGCACAGAGTTCCATTACTATTAATGGGTGGCTCCGCGATTTCTTATGGGCACAAGCATCTCAGGTAATTCAATCTTATGGTTCTTCGTTATCTGCATATGGTCTTTTTTTCCTAGGTGCTCATTTTGTATGGGCTTTCAGTTTAATGTTTCTATTCAGCGGGCGTGGTTATTGGCAAGAACTTATTGAATCCATTGTTTGGGctcataataaattaaaagttgCTCCTGCTACTCAGCCTAGAGCCTTGAGCATTGTACAAGGAGCTCAGGACCCCACTACTCGTCGTATTTGGTTTGGTATTGCTACCGCACATGACTTCGAGAGTCATGATGATATTACTGAAGAACGTCTTTATCAGAATATTTTTGCTTCTCATTTCGGGCAATTAGCAATAATTTTTCTGTGGACTTCCGGAAATTTGTTTCATGTAGCTTGGCAAGGAAATTTTGAGACATGGATACAAGACCCTTTACATGTAAGACCgattgctcatgctatttgggATCCTCATTTTGGTCAACCGGCTGTGGAAGCATTTACTCGAGGAGGTGCTCTTGGCCCGGTGAATATAGCTTATTCTGGTGTTTATCAGTGGTGGTATACAATCGGTTTACGTACTAATGAAGATCTTTATACTGGAGctctttttctattatttctttcTGCCCTATCCTTAATAGGGGGTTGGTTACACCTACAACCAAAATGGAAACCAAGAGTTTCATGGTTCAAAAATGCTGAATCTCGTCTGAATCATCATTTGTCAGGACTATTCGGGGTAAGCTCCTTGGCTTGGACAGGTCATTTAGTACATGTCGCTATTCCTGCATCCAGGGGGGAATATGTTCGATGGAATAATTTCTTAAGTGTATTACCGCATCCCCAAGGGTTAGGCCCACTTTTTACGGGTCAGTGGAATCTGTATGCTCAAAACCCCGATTCAAGTAGTCATTTATTTGGTACCTCCCAAGGATCAGGAACTGCCATTCTAACCCTTCTTGGGGGATTCCATCCACAAACGCAAAGTTTATGGCTAACCGATATGGCACATCATCATCTAGCTATCGCAATTCTTTTCCTCATTGCGGGTCATATGTATAGAACTAACTTTGGAATCGGACACAGTATAAAAGATCTTTTAGAAGCACATATTCCTCCGGGAGGACGGTTGGGGCGTGGGCATAAGGGTCTTTATGACACAATCAATAATTCGATTCATTTTCAATTAGGCCTTGCTCTAGCCTCCTTAGGAGTTATTACTTCCTTGGTAGCTCAACACATGTACTCTTTACCTGCTTATGCGTTCATAGCGCAAGATTTTACGACTCAAGCTGCGTTATATACCCATCACCAATACATTGCAGGATTCATCATGACAGGAGCTTTTGCTCATGgagctatattttttattagagaTTACAATCCAGAACAGAATGAGGATAACGTATTGGCAAGAATGTTAGACCATAAAGAAGCTATCATATCCCATTTAAGTTGGGCCAGCCTCTTTCTAGGGTTCCATACTTTGGGACTTTATGTTCATAATGACGTCATGCTTGCTTTTGGTACTCCCGAAAAACAAATCTTGATCGAACCCATATTTGCCCAATGGATACAATCCGCTCAT
Encoded here:
- the LOC125601389 gene encoding photosystem I P700 chlorophyll a apoprotein A2-like: MYRTNWGIGHGLKDILEAHKGPFTGQGHKGLYEILTTSWHAQLSLNLAMLGSLTIVVAHHMYSMPPYPYLATDYATQLSLFTHHMWIGGFLIVGAAAHAAIFMVRDYDPTNRYNDLLDRVLRHRDAIISHLNWVCIFLGFHSFGLYIHNDTMSALGRPQDMFSDTAIQLQPVFAQWIQNTHALAPGVTAPGETASTSLTWGGGELVAVGGKVALLPIPLGTADFLVHHIHAFTIHVTVLILLKGVLFARSSRLIPDKANLGFRFPCDGPGRGGTCQVSAWDHVFLGLFWMYNSISVVIFHFSWKMQSDVWGSISDQGVVTHITGGNFAQSSITINGWLRDFLWAQASQVIQSYGSSLSAYGLFFLGAHFVWAFSLMFLFSGRGYWQELIESIVWAHNKLKVAPATQPRALSIVQGAQDPTTRRIWFGIATAHDFESHDDITEERLYQNIFASHFGQLAIIFLWTSGNLFHVAWQGNFETWIQDPLHVRPIAHAIWDPHFGQPAVEAFTRGGALGPVNIAYSGVYQWWYTIGLRTNEDLYTGALFLLFLSALSLIGGWLHLQPKWKPRVSWFKNAESRLNHHLSGLFGVSSLAWTGHLVHVAIPASRGEYVRWNNFLSVLPHPQGLGPLFTGQWNLYAQNPDSSSHLFGTSQGSGTAILTLLGGFHPQTQSLWLTDMAHHHLAIAILFLIAGHMYRTNFGIGHSIKDLLEAHIPPGGRLGRGHKGLYDTINNSIHFQLGLALASLGVITSLVAQHMYSLPAYAFIAQDFTTQAALYTHHQYIAGFIMTGAFAHGAIFFIRDYNPEQNEDNVLARMLDHKEAIISHLSWASLFLGFHTLGLYVHNDVMLAFGTPEKQILIEPIFAQWIQSAHGKTSYGFDVLLSSTNGPAFNAGRSIWLPGWLNAINENSNSLFLTIGPGDFLVHHAIALGLHTTTLILVKGALDARGSKLMPDKKDFGYSFPCDGPGRGGTCDISAWDAFYLAVFWMLNTIGWVTFYWHWKHITLWQGNVSQFNESSTYLMGWLRDYLWLNSSQLINGYNPFGMNSLSVWAWMFLFGHLVWATGFMFLISWRGYWQELIETLAWAHERTPLANLIRWKDKPVALSIVQARLVGLAHFSVGYIFTYAAFLIASTSGKFG